A region from the Salvia splendens isolate huo1 chromosome 15, SspV2, whole genome shotgun sequence genome encodes:
- the LOC121769090 gene encoding homeobox-leucine zipper protein HAT22-like, with protein sequence MDFEDLCNTGLVLGLGNYSPSSLTSKNPTKNGDHIRKTAEPSLTLSLSGAKKDDSDLYRQDSAASSFPTVSVKREREVRSEDEEEDGPNDRKKLRLSKAQAALLEESFKQHSTLNPKQKQDLARELKLRPRQVEVWFQNRRARTKLKQTELDCEFLKKCCETLTDENRRLHKELQELKLSQPLYMQLPAATLTMCPSCERIGGAVADNTAKTFIKPHFYNPFTNPSAAC encoded by the exons ATGGATTTTGAAGATTTATGCAACACAGGACTGGTTTTGGGGCTGGGAAACTACTCACCATCATCACTCACCTCCAAAAACCCCACAAAAAATGGTGATCACATTAGAAAAACCGCGGAGCCGTCATTGACTCTGAGCCTCTCCGGTGCGAAGAAGGACGATTCCGATCTGTACAGACAGGACAGCGCGGCGTCGTCCTTCCCCACTGTTAGcgtgaagagagagagagaagtcaGAAGCgaggatgaagaagaagacgGCCCCAACGATAGGAAGAAACTTAGGCTTAGCAAAGCGCAGGCGGCTCTTCTTGAGGAAAGCTTCAAGCAGCACAGCACTCTCAATCCT AAACAAAAGCAAGATCTGGCTCGTGAATTGAAGCTCAGACCACGACAGGTTGAAGTCTGGTTTCAGAATCGTAGAGCCAG AACTAAGCTTAAGCAAACAGAATTAGACTGCGAATTCTTGAAGAAATGCTGCGAGACGCTGACGGATGAGAACCGGCGACTGCACAAGGAATTGCAGGAGCTCAAATTATCTCAGCCGCTTTACATGCAGCTGCCGGCGGCAACGCTCACCATGTGCCCTTCCTGCGAAAGGATCGGCGGCGCCGTTGCCGATAACACCGCTAAGACCTTCATCAAGCCTCACTTTTATAATCCTTTCACCAATCCATCCGCAGCTTGTTGA